The following proteins come from a genomic window of Cronobacter muytjensii ATCC 51329:
- the mdoH gene encoding glucans biosynthesis glucosyltransferase MdoH: protein MNKSTEYIDLLPLSDIEKAALPTSDMQALHQSLDAEGRVWAREDDSPLGSVKTRLEQRWSDSLNGDQLIKDDEGRTQIQAMPKATRSSMFPDPWRTNPIGRFWDRLRGREVLPRYMAGLTKEERAAEQKWRTVGTIRRYILLLLTLSQTVVATWYMKTILPYQGWALINPADMMGQDWLVSVMQLLPYVLQSGILILFAILFCWVSAGFWTALMGFLQLLIGKDKYSISASTVGDEPINPEHRTALIMPICNEDVDRVFAGLRATWESVKATGQQAHFDVYILSDSYNPDICVAEQKAWMELIAEVQGEGQIFYRRRRRRVKRKSGNIDDFCRRWGNQYSYMVVLDADSVMTGDCLTGLVRLMEANPNAGIIQSSPKASGMDTLYARCQQFATRVYGPLFTAGLHFWQLGESHYWGHNAIIRVKPFIEHCALAPLPGEGSFAGSILSHDFVEAALMRRAGWGVWIAYDLPGSYEELPPNLLDELKRDRRWCHGNLMNFRLFLVKGMHPVHRAVFLTGVMSYLSAPLWFLFLALSTALQVVHALTEPQYFLQPRQLFPVWPQWRPELAIALFASTMVLLFLPKLLSVILIWCKGPKEYGGFFRVTLSLLLEVLFSVLLAPVRMLFHTVFVVSAFLGWEVVWNSPQRDDDSTPWSEAFLRHGSQLLLGLVWAVGMAWLDLRFLFWLAPIVFSLILSPFVSVISSRATVGLRTKRWKLFLIPEEYSPPQVLVDTDRYLELNRSRSLEDGFMHAVFHPSFNALATAMATARHRASHVLEIARDRHVEQALNDTPEKLTRDRRLVLLSDPVTMARMHYRVWAHPEKYSSWVSHYDELKLNPQALRAQ from the coding sequence ATGAATAAGTCTACTGAGTATATCGACCTGCTGCCGCTTTCCGATATTGAGAAAGCGGCGCTGCCGACATCTGACATGCAGGCCCTTCATCAGTCGCTGGACGCCGAAGGGCGCGTCTGGGCCCGCGAGGATGACTCCCCGCTGGGCTCGGTGAAAACGCGTCTTGAACAGCGCTGGTCAGACTCGCTCAATGGCGATCAGCTGATCAAAGACGACGAAGGCCGCACGCAGATCCAGGCGATGCCGAAGGCAACGCGTTCCTCCATGTTCCCGGATCCGTGGCGTACCAACCCGATTGGGCGCTTCTGGGATCGTCTGCGCGGCCGCGAAGTGCTGCCGCGCTACATGGCGGGCCTGACGAAAGAAGAGCGCGCCGCGGAGCAAAAATGGCGTACGGTCGGCACTATCCGCCGTTACATCCTGCTGCTGCTGACGCTTTCCCAGACGGTCGTCGCCACCTGGTATATGAAAACCATTCTGCCTTATCAGGGCTGGGCGCTGATCAATCCGGCAGACATGATGGGCCAGGACTGGCTGGTTTCCGTGATGCAGCTGCTGCCATATGTGCTGCAAAGCGGCATCCTGATCCTGTTCGCAATTCTGTTCTGCTGGGTCAGCGCCGGGTTCTGGACCGCGCTGATGGGCTTTTTGCAGCTACTTATTGGTAAAGATAAGTACAGTATCTCCGCCTCGACGGTCGGGGACGAGCCTATCAACCCTGAGCACCGTACCGCGCTTATCATGCCTATCTGCAATGAAGATGTGGATCGTGTGTTTGCGGGCCTGCGCGCAACCTGGGAGTCGGTCAAAGCTACCGGCCAGCAGGCGCACTTCGACGTTTATATCCTGAGCGACAGCTATAACCCGGATATTTGCGTCGCCGAGCAGAAAGCGTGGATGGAGCTGATTGCCGAAGTGCAGGGCGAAGGGCAGATCTTCTATCGCCGTCGTCGCCGTCGCGTGAAGCGTAAAAGCGGCAACATCGACGATTTTTGCCGTCGCTGGGGCAACCAGTACAGCTACATGGTGGTGCTGGACGCCGACTCCGTGATGACGGGCGACTGTCTGACCGGTCTGGTGCGTCTGATGGAAGCGAACCCGAACGCCGGGATTATCCAGTCGTCGCCGAAAGCGTCTGGCATGGATACGCTCTATGCGCGCTGCCAGCAGTTCGCCACTCGTGTTTACGGGCCGTTGTTTACCGCCGGTCTGCACTTCTGGCAACTGGGCGAATCGCACTACTGGGGCCATAACGCGATTATCCGCGTGAAGCCGTTCATCGAGCACTGCGCGCTGGCGCCGCTGCCAGGCGAGGGCTCTTTCGCAGGCTCCATCCTTTCCCATGACTTCGTGGAGGCGGCGCTGATGCGTCGTGCGGGCTGGGGCGTGTGGATTGCCTATGATCTGCCGGGCTCGTATGAAGAGCTGCCGCCGAACCTGCTGGACGAGCTTAAGCGCGACCGCCGCTGGTGCCACGGCAACCTGATGAACTTCCGCCTGTTCCTGGTTAAGGGCATGCACCCGGTTCACCGTGCCGTGTTCCTGACGGGCGTGATGTCTTATCTGTCGGCGCCGCTCTGGTTCCTGTTCCTGGCGCTCTCTACCGCGCTTCAGGTGGTACATGCGCTCACTGAGCCACAATACTTCCTGCAGCCGCGTCAGCTCTTCCCGGTCTGGCCGCAGTGGCGTCCTGAGCTGGCGATAGCGCTGTTCGCCTCGACCATGGTGCTGCTGTTCCTGCCGAAACTGCTGAGCGTTATTCTCATCTGGTGTAAAGGCCCGAAAGAGTATGGCGGCTTTTTCCGCGTCACGCTTTCTCTGCTGCTGGAAGTGCTGTTCTCGGTACTGCTGGCGCCGGTGCGTATGCTGTTCCACACCGTGTTTGTGGTAAGTGCTTTCCTCGGCTGGGAAGTGGTCTGGAACTCGCCGCAGCGTGACGACGACTCCACACCGTGGAGCGAAGCGTTCCTGCGTCACGGTTCGCAGCTGCTGCTGGGTCTGGTATGGGCCGTCGGTATGGCATGGCTGGATCTGCGCTTCCTGTTCTGGCTGGCACCTATCGTGTTCTCGCTGATCCTCTCGCCGTTTGTGTCGGTGATTTCAAGCCGCGCGACCGTGGGCCTGCGTACCAAACGCTGGAAGCTGTTCCTGATCCCGGAAGAGTATTCGCCGCCGCAGGTGCTGGTGGATACTGACCGCTATCTGGAGCTTAACCGCAGCCGTTCGCTGGAAGATGGCTTTATGCACGCGGTGTTCCATCCGTCGTTTAACGCGCTGGCGACCGCCATGGCAACCGCGCGTCACCGCGCAAGCCATGTGCTGGAGATTGCCCGCGATCGTCACGTCGAGCAGGCGCTGAACGATACGCCGGAGAAGCTCACCCGCGACCGCCGCCTGGTGCTGTTAAGCGATCCGGTGACAATGGCGCGTATGCACTATCGCGTCTGGGCGCACCCGGAGAAATACTCCTCCTGGGTTAGCCATTACGATGAGCTGAAGCTCAACCCGCAGGCGTTACGCGCGCAGTAA
- the mdoG gene encoding glucans biosynthesis protein MdoG, which produces MMKMGWLGAAVMLSLYTTSGWAFTIDDVAKQAKSLAGKSYEAPKSNLPSVFRDMKYADYQQIQFNHDKAYWSKIKTPFKLEFYHQGMYFDTPVALNEVTANTVRKIKYSPDYFNFGNVQHDKDTVKDLGFAGFKVLYPINNKDKNDEIVSMLGASYFRVIGQGQVYGLSARGLAIDTALPSGEEFPRFREFWIERPKAADKRLTIYALLDSPRATGAYRFIITPGRDTVVDVQSKVYLRDKVGKLGVAPLTSMFLFGPNQPSPATNFRPELHDSNGLSLHAGNGEWIWRPLNNPKHLAVSTFTTENPQGFGLLQRGRQFSRFEDIDDRYDLRPSAWVTPQGQWGKGKVELVEIPTNDETNDNIVAYWTPDQLPEPGKEMNFKYTITFSRDEDKLHAPENAWVLQTRRSTGDVKQSNLIRQPDGTIAFVVDFTGTEMQKLPDNTPVTAQASIGDNGEIVENSVRYNPVTKGWRMTLRVKIKDAKKTTEMRAALVNADQPLSETWSYQLPANE; this is translated from the coding sequence ATGATGAAAATGGGTTGGCTGGGTGCGGCAGTGATGTTGTCACTTTATACCACTTCGGGTTGGGCCTTCACTATCGACGACGTCGCAAAACAGGCGAAATCCTTAGCGGGCAAGAGCTATGAAGCGCCGAAGAGCAACCTGCCCTCCGTTTTCCGCGATATGAAATACGCGGACTACCAACAGATCCAGTTCAATCACGACAAAGCCTACTGGAGCAAAATCAAAACCCCGTTCAAGCTTGAATTCTACCATCAGGGTATGTACTTCGACACGCCGGTCGCGCTTAACGAAGTGACCGCCAATACGGTTCGTAAAATTAAGTACAGCCCGGATTACTTTAATTTCGGCAACGTTCAGCACGATAAAGACACCGTCAAAGACCTGGGCTTCGCCGGTTTCAAAGTGCTCTACCCGATCAACAATAAAGATAAAAACGACGAAATCGTCAGCATGCTCGGAGCGAGCTATTTCCGTGTGATAGGACAAGGCCAGGTTTATGGGCTTTCCGCGCGCGGTCTGGCTATCGATACCGCGCTGCCGTCCGGTGAAGAGTTCCCGCGCTTTCGCGAGTTCTGGATCGAGCGTCCGAAAGCTGCCGACAAACGTCTGACCATTTACGCGCTGCTGGACTCTCCGCGCGCGACCGGCGCCTACCGCTTCATCATTACCCCCGGGCGCGACACGGTCGTGGACGTGCAGTCGAAAGTTTACCTGCGCGATAAAGTGGGCAAACTGGGCGTCGCGCCGCTGACGAGCATGTTCCTGTTTGGGCCGAACCAGCCGTCGCCGGCAACCAACTTCCGCCCTGAATTGCATGATTCTAACGGTCTCTCTCTGCATGCTGGCAACGGCGAGTGGATCTGGCGTCCGCTGAACAACCCGAAACACCTCGCGGTCAGCACGTTCACGACCGAAAACCCGCAGGGCTTCGGTCTGCTGCAACGCGGCCGTCAGTTCTCACGCTTTGAAGATATCGACGATCGCTACGATCTGCGTCCTAGCGCGTGGGTAACGCCGCAGGGTCAGTGGGGCAAAGGAAAAGTCGAACTGGTGGAAATTCCGACCAACGACGAGACCAACGATAACATCGTGGCCTACTGGACGCCGGACCAGCTGCCGGAGCCAGGCAAGGAGATGAATTTCAAATACACCATCACCTTTAGCCGCGACGAAGACAAACTGCACGCTCCGGAAAACGCGTGGGTACTGCAGACCCGTCGCTCTACCGGCGACGTGAAACAATCCAATCTGATTCGTCAGCCGGACGGCACCATCGCATTTGTGGTGGATTTCACCGGCACCGAGATGCAAAAGCTGCCGGATAATACGCCGGTGACTGCTCAGGCGAGCATTGGCGATAACGGCGAAATCGTTGAAAACAGCGTGCGTTACAACCCGGTCACCAAAGGCTGGCGTATGACGCTGCGCGTGAAGATCAAAGACGCCAAGAAAACCACTGAAATGCGCGCGGCCCTCGTCAATGCCGATCAGCCGCTGAGTGAAACCTGGAGCTATCAGCTACCTGCCAATGAATAA
- a CDS encoding cytochrome b encodes MQWRNSPTRYGHFSVLLHWLMALTVYGMFALGLWMVSLGYYDVWYHQAPEIHKSIGIILFVFLLVRVVWRFISPPPPPLASYSRLTHFSAVAVHVMLYLILFTILISGYLISTAEGKPISVFGLFEVPALVSGAGEQADLAGDIHLWLAWSVVGLSVLHALAALKHHFVDKDVTLKRMLGKASH; translated from the coding sequence ATGCAGTGGCGTAATTCACCAACACGATATGGACATTTCTCAGTACTGCTTCACTGGCTGATGGCGCTGACGGTTTACGGCATGTTTGCGCTCGGGCTGTGGATGGTGTCGCTCGGCTATTACGATGTCTGGTATCACCAGGCGCCGGAAATTCACAAGAGCATCGGTATCATTCTGTTTGTCTTTCTGCTGGTGCGCGTGGTCTGGCGCTTTATCTCTCCGCCCCCGCCGCCCCTCGCCAGTTATTCACGCCTGACGCATTTCAGCGCCGTTGCGGTACACGTCATGCTCTACCTGATCCTGTTTACTATTCTTATCAGCGGCTATCTGATCTCGACGGCGGAAGGCAAACCGATCTCCGTCTTCGGGCTGTTCGAGGTACCGGCGCTGGTGAGCGGCGCGGGCGAGCAGGCGGATCTCGCTGGTGATATCCATCTGTGGCTCGCCTGGAGCGTGGTGGGCCTGTCGGTCCTGCACGCGCTGGCCGCGCTGAAACACCATTTTGTCGACAAAGACGTCACCCTGAAGCGGATGCTCGGGAAAGCGTCACACTAA
- a CDS encoding YceI family protein: protein MKKSLLGVTLGALLFTTGSAVAADYKIDKEGQHAFVNFRIQHLGYSWLYGTFRDFDGTFTFDEKNPAADKVNVTINTNSVDTNHAERDKHLRSAEFLNVAKFPKATFTSTAVKKDGDELDITGDLTLNGVTKPVTLEAKLLGQGKDPWGGERAGFEAEGKIKLKDFNITTDLGPASQEVDLIISVEGVKQK, encoded by the coding sequence ATGAAGAAAAGCCTGCTGGGGGTCACTCTGGGTGCCCTGCTGTTCACGACCGGCTCAGCCGTCGCCGCTGATTACAAGATCGATAAAGAAGGCCAGCATGCCTTCGTCAACTTCCGTATCCAGCATCTGGGCTACAGCTGGCTCTACGGTACGTTCCGCGATTTCGACGGCACGTTCACGTTTGATGAGAAAAATCCGGCGGCGGATAAAGTCAACGTCACCATCAATACCAACAGCGTCGACACGAACCACGCCGAGCGCGACAAGCACCTGCGCAGCGCGGAATTCCTGAACGTGGCGAAGTTCCCGAAAGCGACCTTCACGTCGACCGCCGTGAAAAAAGATGGCGATGAACTGGATATCACTGGCGACCTGACTCTGAACGGCGTGACCAAACCGGTAACGCTGGAAGCGAAACTGCTGGGCCAGGGTAAAGATCCGTGGGGCGGCGAGCGCGCGGGCTTTGAAGCGGAAGGGAAAATCAAGCTGAAAGACTTCAACATTACCACCGATCTGGGGCCGGCCTCCCAGGAAGTGGATCTGATTATCTCTGTGGAAGGCGTGAAGCAGAAGTAA
- the trhO gene encoding oxygen-dependent tRNA uridine(34) hydroxylase TrhO → MPVLHNRISNEELRARMLAETEPRTTISFYKYFTIDDPKATRDALYKAFTELNVFGRIYLAHEGINAQISVPESNVEAFRAALYGFHPALDGLRLNIALDDDGKSFWVLRMKVRDRIVADGIDDLTFDASDVGEYLKAAEVNAMLDDPDAVFIDMRNHYEYEVGHFENALEIPADTFREQLPKAVEMMQEYKDKKIVMYCTGGIRCEKASAFMRHNGFQKVWHIEGGIIEYARKAREQGLPVRFVGKNFVFDERMGERISEDVIAHCHQCGAPCDSHTNCKNDGCHLLFIQCPACAEKFAGCCSELCKEEMALPEEEQRRRRAGRENGNKIFNKSRGRLNTTLGIPDPE, encoded by the coding sequence ATGCCAGTGTTACACAACCGCATATCGAATGAGGAGCTGAGAGCGCGCATGCTGGCCGAAACCGAGCCGCGCACCACTATCTCATTCTATAAGTATTTCACCATCGACGATCCGAAAGCGACGCGCGACGCGCTCTATAAAGCGTTCACCGAACTCAATGTTTTTGGCCGTATTTATCTGGCCCATGAGGGTATCAACGCGCAAATCAGCGTGCCGGAAAGCAACGTCGAGGCGTTTCGCGCCGCGCTGTATGGTTTCCACCCGGCGCTGGACGGGCTGCGTCTGAATATCGCGCTGGATGACGATGGAAAATCCTTCTGGGTGCTGCGCATGAAAGTGCGCGATCGCATCGTGGCGGACGGCATCGATGACCTGACTTTTGACGCAAGCGACGTGGGCGAATACCTTAAGGCGGCGGAAGTCAACGCGATGCTCGATGACCCGGATGCGGTGTTTATCGATATGCGCAACCACTACGAATATGAAGTGGGGCATTTCGAGAATGCGCTGGAGATCCCGGCGGACACTTTCCGCGAGCAGTTGCCGAAAGCGGTGGAGATGATGCAGGAGTACAAGGACAAGAAAATCGTCATGTACTGCACTGGCGGGATCCGCTGTGAAAAAGCGAGCGCATTCATGCGCCATAACGGTTTCCAGAAAGTCTGGCATATCGAAGGCGGCATTATTGAGTACGCCCGTAAAGCGCGCGAACAGGGGCTGCCGGTACGTTTTGTCGGCAAAAACTTCGTGTTTGACGAACGCATGGGCGAGCGCATCTCGGAAGATGTTATCGCGCACTGCCACCAGTGCGGCGCGCCGTGCGACAGCCACACCAACTGCAAAAATGACGGCTGCCATCTGCTGTTCATTCAGTGCCCGGCGTGCGCTGAGAAATTTGCCGGTTGCTGCAGCGAGCTGTGCAAAGAAGAGATGGCCCTGCCGGAAGAAGAGCAGCGCCGCCGGCGCGCGGGTCGTGAAAACGGCAATAAAATCTTTAATAAATCCCGCGGGCGTCTCAACACCACGCTCGGCATTCCGGACCCGGAATAA
- a CDS encoding Kdo(2)-lipid IV(A) acyltransferase: protein MTHLPQFSRALLHPRYWLTWLGIGLLYLVVLLPYPVIWRLGRGLGRLAMRVMKRRARIAHRNLELCFPQMSEAERKALVVKNFESVGMGLMETGMAWFWPNWRVARWTEVSGVDPVKALLAQQQGILLIGVHFLTLELGARIFGMHTPGIGVYRPNDNPLLDWLQTWGRLRSNKTMLDRKDLKGMIRALKGGEIIWYAPDHDYGPRNSVFVPFFAVDQAATTSGTWMLAKTSKACIVPFVPRRKADGSGYELIALEPECAPPVGSAEETAAWMNKVVEKCILMAPDQYMWLHRRFKTRPEGVPSRY, encoded by the coding sequence ATGACGCATTTACCGCAATTTTCTCGCGCACTGCTGCACCCCCGTTACTGGCTGACCTGGCTTGGCATTGGCCTGCTCTATCTCGTCGTGCTGCTCCCCTACCCGGTCATCTGGCGCCTGGGGCGTGGGCTTGGCCGCCTGGCGATGCGGGTGATGAAACGCCGCGCGCGTATCGCGCATCGCAATCTTGAACTCTGCTTCCCACAAATGAGCGAAGCCGAGCGAAAGGCGCTGGTAGTGAAGAATTTCGAATCGGTCGGCATGGGGCTGATGGAAACCGGTATGGCCTGGTTCTGGCCCAACTGGCGCGTTGCGCGCTGGACGGAGGTTTCCGGCGTCGACCCCGTCAAAGCGCTGCTGGCGCAGCAACAGGGCATTTTGCTGATCGGCGTGCATTTCCTGACGCTGGAGCTGGGCGCGCGCATCTTCGGAATGCATACGCCGGGCATCGGAGTTTATCGCCCTAACGACAACCCGCTGCTCGACTGGCTGCAAACCTGGGGACGCCTGCGCTCCAATAAAACCATGCTCGATCGTAAAGATCTTAAAGGCATGATCCGCGCGCTGAAAGGCGGCGAAATCATCTGGTACGCGCCTGACCATGACTATGGCCCGCGTAACAGCGTATTCGTGCCGTTTTTCGCGGTTGATCAGGCTGCCACCACCTCCGGCACCTGGATGCTGGCGAAAACGTCGAAAGCCTGCATCGTGCCGTTCGTACCGCGCCGCAAGGCGGATGGCAGCGGTTATGAGCTGATTGCGCTGGAGCCGGAGTGTGCGCCGCCTGTTGGCAGCGCCGAAGAGACCGCCGCCTGGATGAATAAGGTGGTGGAGAAGTGCATTCTGATGGCCCCGGATCAGTATATGTGGCTGCACCGCCGCTTCAAGACGCGCCCGGAAGGCGTACCGTCTCGCTATTAA
- a CDS encoding MysB family protein codes for MTMYATLEEAIDAAREEFLAANPAIEEEDAVVELFNMQKYVLQDGEIMWQVEFFANETDEGDCLTVLTGDAAQSVFDGDFDEIELRQEWQEENTLHEWDEGEFQLEPPLDTEEGRTAADEWDTTR; via the coding sequence ATGACTATGTACGCCACGCTTGAAGAAGCCATTGACGCAGCACGCGAAGAGTTCCTCGCCGCGAATCCGGCAATCGAGGAAGAGGACGCGGTTGTCGAGCTGTTCAATATGCAAAAATATGTGCTGCAGGATGGGGAAATTATGTGGCAGGTCGAGTTCTTCGCCAATGAAACCGACGAAGGCGACTGTCTGACCGTATTGACCGGCGACGCCGCGCAGAGCGTGTTTGACGGCGATTTCGACGAGATTGAACTGCGCCAGGAGTGGCAGGAAGAGAATACGCTGCATGAGTGGGATGAAGGCGAGTTTCAGCTGGAGCCGCCGCTGGACACCGAAGAGGGGCGCACCGCGGCGGACGAATGGGATACCACCCGCTAA
- a CDS encoding phospholipase D family protein, which produces MTKKTSCFTSAYWDNTTHSRAHNTRLGRAIAPTTAQHPHHSGLHPLDDSLDAFAARYLLAEMAEETIDVQYYIWEDDMSGRLLFGALLAAARRGVRVRILLDDNNTVGMDDTLRLLNAHPNIEIRLFNPFSFRTLRALGYLTDFARLNRRMHNKSFTVDGEVTIIGGRNVGDAYFGAGEQPLFSDLDVLAIGPVVADVTQDFERYWKSRSVSTLDKVLEVEVEEIDARVQLPPHWKDDPVARRYLERLESTRFASYIETRTLPLVWAKTRLLSDDPRKGQGRARNHTLLPQRMMTLIGEPKTQFDIISSYFVPTRGGVALLLALRRKGVKIAILTNSLAANDVAVVHAGYARWRKKLLRHGVELYELKPTRDPGRVPHDRGLTGNSGSSLHAKTFSVDGNQVFIGSFNFDPRSAMLNTEMGFVIESETLAGAIHKRFTRTRREAAWALRLDRWGRINWIEEKDGKEIVWKKEPKTRFWQRLLVRLVYRLPVEWML; this is translated from the coding sequence ATGACGAAGAAAACTTCCTGCTTTACCAGCGCTTACTGGGACAATACGACGCACAGCCGGGCGCATAATACCCGGCTTGGCCGCGCTATTGCCCCGACCACGGCGCAGCACCCTCACCACAGCGGCTTACATCCTCTTGATGACAGCCTCGACGCCTTCGCCGCCCGCTATCTGCTGGCAGAAATGGCGGAGGAGACTATCGACGTCCAGTACTATATCTGGGAAGACGATATGTCCGGGCGGCTGCTGTTCGGCGCGCTGCTGGCGGCGGCGCGGCGTGGCGTCCGGGTGCGTATTCTGCTTGATGACAACAATACGGTGGGCATGGACGACACGCTGCGCCTGCTCAATGCCCATCCGAATATCGAAATTCGCCTCTTTAACCCCTTCTCTTTTCGCACGCTGCGCGCGCTGGGCTATCTCACCGATTTCGCAAGGCTTAATCGCCGCATGCACAATAAAAGCTTTACGGTGGACGGCGAGGTCACGATTATCGGCGGGCGCAACGTCGGCGACGCCTATTTCGGCGCGGGCGAACAGCCGCTGTTTTCCGATCTCGACGTCCTGGCGATAGGCCCGGTAGTCGCAGATGTCACCCAGGATTTCGAACGCTACTGGAAGAGCCGGTCAGTGTCGACGCTTGATAAAGTGCTGGAGGTCGAGGTGGAAGAGATAGACGCTCGCGTCCAGCTGCCGCCGCACTGGAAGGACGATCCGGTGGCGCGGCGCTATCTGGAGCGTCTTGAGAGTACACGCTTTGCAAGCTACATCGAAACCCGCACGCTGCCCCTGGTCTGGGCTAAAACGCGCCTGTTAAGCGACGATCCGCGCAAAGGGCAAGGGAGGGCGCGCAACCATACGCTATTGCCGCAGCGCATGATGACGCTTATCGGCGAGCCTAAAACCCAGTTCGATATCATTTCATCCTATTTTGTGCCCACCCGCGGCGGCGTGGCTTTACTGCTGGCGCTGCGCCGCAAGGGAGTGAAAATCGCGATCCTCACCAACTCGCTGGCGGCGAACGACGTCGCGGTTGTGCATGCCGGTTACGCGCGCTGGCGTAAAAAACTGCTGCGCCACGGCGTGGAGCTGTATGAGCTGAAACCGACCCGCGATCCGGGCCGTGTGCCGCACGACCGCGGGTTGACCGGTAACTCTGGCTCCAGCCTGCACGCCAAAACGTTCAGCGTTGACGGGAATCAGGTGTTTATCGGTTCGTTTAATTTCGACCCGCGCTCGGCGATGCTTAACACCGAAATGGGGTTTGTGATTGAAAGCGAAACGCTGGCGGGCGCTATCCATAAACGCTTTACGCGAACGCGGCGTGAAGCGGCCTGGGCGCTACGCCTCGACCGCTGGGGGCGTATTAACTGGATAGAAGAAAAAGATGGCAAAGAGATTGTCTGGAAAAAGGAGCCGAAAACCCGTTTCTGGCAGCGTCTGCTGGTGCGTCTGGTCTATCGGCTGCCGGTTGAGTGGATGCTCTGA
- the mdoC gene encoding glucans biosynthesis protein MdoC translates to MTTSTQREFFLDSIRAWLMLLGIPFHISLIYSTHQWHVNSLTPSVGLTLFNDFIHAFRMQVFFVISGYFSYMLFLRYPRKRWWKVRLERVGIPMLTAIPLLTLPQFLMLQYVKGRADDWHTLSGYDKYNTLVWELTSHLWFLLVLVVFTTLGLWLFQQIKNWPEEKSAALAERLTLGKLSALFLLFGVAFAALRRLIFIVYAPILSDGLFNFVVMQTLFYSPFFILGALAFKHASLKDRFTTFSPGCALGATAAFIAYLLNQRYGSGDAWMYETDNVISMLMGLWMVNVVFSLGHRLLNFKSARVTYFVNASLFIYLVHHPLTLFFGAYITPHIHSNALGFIAGLVFVIGIAVVLYEAHLRIPLLRFLFSGKPQNKTPAPGTATG, encoded by the coding sequence ATGACGACGTCGACACAGAGAGAGTTTTTTCTCGATTCCATCCGCGCATGGTTGATGCTTTTAGGCATCCCCTTTCATATTTCGCTTATTTATTCCACCCACCAGTGGCATGTCAACAGCCTCACCCCGTCCGTGGGCCTGACGCTGTTTAACGATTTCATTCACGCCTTCCGCATGCAGGTTTTCTTTGTTATTTCAGGGTATTTTTCCTACATGCTGTTCTTGCGCTACCCGCGCAAACGCTGGTGGAAAGTGCGTCTGGAGCGCGTCGGCATCCCAATGTTGACCGCTATTCCGCTTCTCACGCTGCCGCAATTTCTGATGTTGCAATATGTCAAAGGCCGGGCCGATGACTGGCATACGCTTTCCGGTTACGACAAATACAACACATTGGTGTGGGAACTCACCTCGCATTTATGGTTTTTATTGGTGCTGGTGGTGTTCACGACCCTCGGTTTATGGCTATTTCAGCAGATAAAAAACTGGCCCGAAGAGAAAAGCGCGGCGCTGGCCGAACGCCTGACATTAGGAAAACTCTCAGCGCTGTTTTTACTCTTCGGCGTCGCATTCGCCGCGCTGCGCCGTCTTATTTTTATCGTCTATGCGCCGATATTAAGCGACGGCTTGTTTAATTTCGTGGTGATGCAAACCTTATTTTATTCGCCGTTTTTTATTCTCGGCGCGCTGGCCTTTAAGCATGCCTCGCTGAAAGACCGCTTTACCACCTTCTCGCCCGGCTGCGCGCTCGGCGCGACGGCGGCGTTTATCGCCTATCTGCTGAACCAACGCTACGGCAGCGGCGATGCCTGGATGTATGAAACCGATAACGTGATTAGCATGCTGATGGGACTATGGATGGTCAACGTCGTGTTCTCGCTCGGCCATCGCCTGCTGAATTTTAAATCGGCACGTGTGACCTATTTCGTTAACGCCTCGCTGTTTATTTACCTGGTGCATCACCCGCTGACGCTATTCTTCGGCGCGTATATCACGCCGCACATCCACTCGAACGCGCTGGGCTTCATCGCCGGTCTGGTGTTTGTAATTGGCATCGCCGTAGTGCTGTATGAGGCGCACCTGCGCATTCCCCTGCTGCGTTTCCTGTTCTCCGGGAAACCGCAAAATAAAACCCCGGCGCCAGGTACGGCAACGGGGTGA
- a CDS encoding YceK/YidQ family lipoprotein translates to MLCGCGSIISRAVPGQGHGNQYYPGVQWDVRDRPWRFILMLDLPFSLIFDTLLLPVDMHHGPYE, encoded by the coding sequence ATGCTCTGCGGCTGTGGCAGTATCATCAGTCGCGCCGTGCCGGGGCAGGGACATGGCAATCAGTATTACCCCGGCGTGCAGTGGGATGTGCGTGACAGGCCGTGGCGCTTTATTCTGATGCTCGATCTGCCGTTTTCGCTCATCTTCGACACGCTGTTGCTACCGGTCGATATGCATCACGGCCCGTATGAATAA